A window of Cellulosimicrobium protaetiae genomic DNA:
GAGGAACAGGCCCGCGACGAGCATGCCGCCGAACCGGTCGCCGATGTTCGCGAGGTCCGCGACCTTCGACTTGAGCGACGCGCCGAGCTCCTCGGGCAGCGGCATGGGCCAGAACTGCTCGCCCGCGGCGTCCGCGGCCGCGACGACCTCGGCGCGCACGTCGTCGGCGCCCATGACGGCGGAGACGCGGTTGCCGAGCGCGACCATCTGCGCGCCGGTGAGCGTCGCGACGTCGAGCACGACGTCCGGCTTCTCCTCGACCGCGGCGACGAGGCCGTCGGCCATGACGAGGCGGCCCTCCGCGTCGGTGTTGAGCACCTCGACGGTCTTGCCGCCGCGGATCGTGATGACGTCCGACGGGCGCTGCGCGGTGCCCGACGGCATGTTCTCCGCGAGGCACAGCCAGCCCGTGACGGCGACGGGCAGGCCGAGGCGCGCGGCCGCGATGACCGTCTGGAGCACGGCGGCGGCGCCGGCCATGTCGGACTTCATCGCCTCCATCCCCTTGGCGGGCTTGATCGAGATGCCGCCCGAGTCGAACGTGATGCCCTTGCCGACCAGGGCGACCTTCGCGGCCGGGCGCGACGGGGCGTAGGCGACCTTGACGAGGCGCGGCCCGCGCGCCGAGCCCTGGCCGACGCCGACCAGACCGCCGTACCCGCCCGCGGCGAGCGCCTTGTCGTCGAGCACCGTGACCTTGAGGCCCTTGGCGCCCGAGTCCTTGACGGCCTGCTTCGCGACGTCGGCGAACGCGGCCGGGAAGAGGTCGTTGGGCGCCGCGTTGACGAGGTCGCGCGTCGCGTTGACCGCGGCCGCGACGACCTTCGCACGCTCGACGGCGGCCTTGGCCGCGGAGCTGCGGGCGCCCGTGGCGAGGACCTCGACGGTCGCCGGCGGGCGGCTCGCCGCCGACGCGTCGCCCGTGCGGTAGCGCGCGAACGCGTAGGCGCCGAGCAGCGCGCCCTCGGCGACGGCGCCGAGCTCTGCCTCGTCCTCGACGGGGAGCGCGACGGCGACCGACGCCGTCCCCGCGAGCGCGCGCAGTGCGGCACCGGCGGCGCGGCGCAGCGCCTCGGCGCTGAAGGTGCCGTCGGCGCGTCGCGCGCCGAGGCCCACGAGCACGAGGACGTCGGCCTTGAGCTCGGGCCCGGCGGGCACCTTGCGGACCTCGTCGGCCGCGCCCGTGATGCCGAGCGCGGGTGCGAGGTCCTCGAGGGCGGCGACCACCGGGCGGGGCAGGTCGCCCCCGACGATCGCGACGCCGTCGGACGTCGTGTGGGTGCCGACGACGAGCGCGTCGACCTTGGCACCGGCGGGATTCTTGCTGGAGACGGTCAGTTCAGCCACCCCGCGATGCTATCCCCGGGGACGCCGCCCCTGCCCCCGCGCGGTCGGCGAGACCTGCGGACGGATTCCGTGGCCGCGCGTCGCCCCCGGTACGCTCGGCCGCGTGGTCCTTCCCCTCCTGCTGCTCGTGGTCGCGGCGTGCGTCGCGCTCGCCGGGTGGGCCGTCGTGTTCGTCGCGCGCGACCGTGCGGTGATCCTGCGCCAGCTGTGGGGCGCCGCGGTGATCGAGGGGCTGATCCTCGTGCAGGCCGTCGTCCTGGGCGTGCTCGGCGCCACCGGGACCGCGCCGAGCGACCCCGTGCTGCTGTGGGGCTACCTCGTGACCACCCTCTTCATCCTGCCCGTCGCCGCGCTGTGGGCGTTCGCCGAGCGCTCGCGCTGGAGCTCGGTCGTGCTCGCGGTCGCCGCGCTCACGGTCGCGTTCCTCGAGTGGCGGCTGTGGCAGATCTGGAACGCCTGACCTGGAGGTCCACGCCATGAGCGCACCCTCCGCCCCCGACGGGACGGACTCCTCGGCGACGCCGACGGCGCACGGCACGACGCCTCGACCGCGGCGTACGAACACCGGCTTCGGGCGGGTGCTCGTCGCCGTGTACGGCATCTTCGCCCTCGCGGCCACGGCCCGGGCCGCGGTCCAGCTCCTGCGCGACTGGCACGAGGCACCCGTCGCCTACGCCCTGTCGGCGCTCGCGGCGGCCGTGTACGTCGTCGCCACGGTCGCGCTCGCGCGCGGCGGTTCCGTCGCGCGCCGCGTCGCGTGGGTCGCGGTGGGCGTCGAGCTCGTCGGCGTGCTCGCCGTCGGCGCCTTCTCGCTCGCCGACCCCGAGGCCTTCCCCCGTGCCACCGTCTGGTCCGGCTTCGGCCAGGGCTACGGCTACGTGCCGCTCGTCCTGCCGTTCGTGGGGCTCTGGTGGCTCTGGCGCACCCGTCCGGGCGCGTCCACGGGGAACGCCGCCGCACCGACGGAACCCGCCAGCACCGACACCACGACCACCGACGCCCCGGAGGACGCCGCATGACCCGCCGCCGCCCGGTCCTGTACGGACTGCTCTTCGACACCGTCTTCCGCCGCATGGACCCCGAGCGTGCGCACCACGTCGCGTTCGACCTCATCGGAGCCGTCGGCCGCGTGCCGGTGCTGCGCGACGTCGTGCAGGGGGCGCTCGCGCCGTACCTGGGTCGCGCGGCCGGGGGCCGGGGCAGCGTCGAGGTCCTGGGCAAGGTCTTCCCCGCGCCGTTCGGCCTCGCGGGCGGGTTCGACAAGGACGCGCGCGCCGTGCGCGGACTCACGATGCTCGGTTTCGCTTTCGTCGAGATCGGCACGGTCACCGCGCACGCGCAGCCGGGGAACGAGAAGCCGCGGC
This region includes:
- a CDS encoding leucyl aminopeptidase, whose protein sequence is MAELTVSSKNPAGAKVDALVVGTHTTSDGVAIVGGDLPRPVVAALEDLAPALGITGAADEVRKVPAGPELKADVLVLVGLGARRADGTFSAEALRRAAGAALRALAGTASVAVALPVEDEAELGAVAEGALLGAYAFARYRTGDASAASRPPATVEVLATGARSSAAKAAVERAKVVAAAVNATRDLVNAAPNDLFPAAFADVAKQAVKDSGAKGLKVTVLDDKALAAGGYGGLVGVGQGSARGPRLVKVAYAPSRPAAKVALVGKGITFDSGGISIKPAKGMEAMKSDMAGAAAVLQTVIAAARLGLPVAVTGWLCLAENMPSGTAQRPSDVITIRGGKTVEVLNTDAEGRLVMADGLVAAVEEKPDVVLDVATLTGAQMVALGNRVSAVMGADDVRAEVVAAADAAGEQFWPMPLPEELGASLKSKVADLANIGDRFGGMLVAGLFLQEFVGETPWAHLDIAGPAFNESSAHGYTPVGGTGVAVRTLLHLVEARTRR